GTAATGGTTGCTCCGGGAGGAGCACTCCATACGTACGAGGAGGCACTGGGTACAAGACTAACCGAATAATTCACATTGGTGCTACCGGCACAGACTCCGTTGGTGGGCCCGCTGATCGTGCCTGGAGTGGTCGGTGTGCCATAGACCGTCATTGTCCGCGTTCCGCCGGCGCCCAGGCAATTCGAAGGCGTACAACGGAGTGTTCCGGTGGTGAACGGTGTGGGCAGCGTGAAGCTGATGCTATTGGTGCCCTGACCGCTGACAACCGTAGCGCCGGTGGGCAGTTGCCAGTTATAGCTTGTTGCCATCGGATCGGCCGCGACACTGAAGGAGACGGTAGAACCGGGGCAAATGATGTTTGCACCGACGATGGCAGCCGGAGTTGCCGGACGCGCGGTAACCTTTGCTACGGTGAAGCAGACTGGCGCGCTGGTTCCACAGGCATTTTGTGCAGTGACACAAATCTGTCCGCTTGCGGGAATGTTGGAAGCACTCACCGTCACGGAATTGCTGCCGGCACCTCCGGTGATGGTGAATCCGGACGGGAAGGTCCAGTTGTAAGTTGATGCCCCCGGTACAGCCGGAACGGAATAGGTCAGCGACTGGTTGTTACAAACGGCCGCTGCTCCGTTTACAGATGCCGGAGTCGCCGGTGCGGTACCGACTTGTCCGACATTGAAGGTCTGACTGCCGGTACAGGAAGAAGCGTCCGTAATCGTTACGGTGAAGTTGCCGCTGTTCAGGTTCGACAGATCTTCTGATGTCGCGCCATTTGACCAGCTATAGGAATAGGGTGCATTGCCACCGCTGACCGTCAGGTCAATGGCCCCCGAGTTGGCTTGTCCACAAATAACCGGTGTCACGCTCGATGAAAGATTCAAAGCAGCGGGCTGACTGATTGTTCCCTGTACGCTGGTCGTGCAACCGTTGGCATCACTGATACTGACGGTATAAGCTCCTGAACTCAGATTCGAGGCAGTTGCACCGGTCTGAACCGGGCTTGTATTCCAGGAATAATTGAATGGGGCAGTGCCGCCGGAAACATTGGCCTGCAGGCTGCCGTTGCTACCGCCATTACACGTTACGTTCGAAGTAGAGAGCGTTGCGGATGGAGAAGGGTTGACGGTCAGGGATAAAGTCTGGGTTGCGGAACAACCATTCGAAGTACCGGTTACGGTGTAAACCGTCGAAGTAGTCGGGGAGGCGTTCACCGCACTTCCGGTCGTGCCACTGAGGCCGGTTGCAGGAGACCATACATAGGTGTCCGCACCGGAGGCACTCAGGCCGACGCTCAGGCCGGAGCACAGGGTCGATTGAGCAGCGGAAGCGTTTACAACTGGTGTCGGATTAACAGTAACCGTCACCGGGACACGTGCGCTGCGGGTGATGATGTCCGGAGATGCGATCTGCCAGTCGTAGAAGAAATAATAAGTGGATTTACCGGCGGATGAATTCGTCACCGACATGAAACCCGGAAGCGTATAAGGATAGCTTACACCGGTGGTGTTGTACCACAAGTTCGGCGTACCGCTAACCTGCAGGCGGAAGTGCTCTCCGACCGGAACCGTAATGTTGAGGACAGCGCGGCTTTTTCCGGCGGGAAGGTTCACTGTAACCTGGCGGACCAGGGTGGCATTCTTGTCGTACAGTTGGAACGTACGGTTACCGGCAGCGCCGGCATAGACCTGAACACTTTGCAGCACGAAACTGGAGTACGCGGTAAAGACCACATAGGGAGTTCCGGCTGAAGTGTAATAGGCGCCACTGCCGAAGGTGTTATCGGTCGGGCTGCAAAAGTTCACGGGTCCAGGTGTTACTTCTTCTGCCTGGGCATAGTAGGTCGTGGTGCCGCCGAGGGTAGGTGTCGTGTAGCTGGGACCATTACCGACCGGTAAGGAGTTACCGGAAGGTTGCGTGTACCAGTATACCGTGCCGGAAGAAGCGTTAGCCGAAATGGTGGCGGATTGCCCCTGGCAGATCGTGGCACTGGTGACAGTAGGATCGTTGGGGTTCGGAATTACGGTAACGTTGAAGGGCGCAGACGTAACGGTACCGCAATAGGTGGTTACGGTGACAGAATACGTGCCCGAAGTGTTCACTTCGATGGATTGAGTAGTCGCACCCGTCGACCAAAGGTATGCGGTTCCTGCTGTTGCGGTCAGTCGGATGGTTTCACCCTGAGCAATCGTGCCGGACTTGTCGGCCATGATCTCGATGATCGGGTTGGACGTAGCCTGGCGGGTCAGGGTAATGGGCACCGCGATGACGTTGTTGTTTTCCCGGTACTCTAGAAAATTCTCATTCGGATCGATGGTGACGACGATCCAGTAGTTTCCATTACAGGTTCCGGAAGGAATGTTGATCCACATTCCATCAAGCGACTTGGAATAAATATCTACATACCCTGCTGTAATACCCTGAAGGGCGTTTGAACAGCCGTAGCTTCCTCCACCCAGTCCATAGTTGGGCAGGTTGGTGGAGTTCAATACCGTGTTGAGCGAATCCCGGCAATATCCGGCGCTGGAGTTACAATTGCTCAGGTCCAAGAGGCAGAACGCCAGTTTGGAGCCTGTGCCGACAATGGACCAGTTCCTGGGATCAGGTTCATTGGGATTCTCCAGACGGATGGTGTACTCGCCCCAGGAGTCAACGTGTTGGTGACCGTGGGTGCTGTGATAGGTCATGGTACCGGCCAGCCGGTCGGTAAAGGACATGGCGTTGCCATTCTTGTGGTAGATGCGCTGAACGACCACCTGCTTGGGATCCATGCCGTTCGGACACCCCCCGACGCCCGGATAGGTGAGCGAGGTATCAGTACCGCATACCCAACGGGATTGTCCACGCACCTCGATCGGACCATAGCCGATGTTCGGCGTAGCACCGGTCAGGCGAAGTCGACCATCATCAGAACCCTGGCCGGAATAGTTGGTGCCGGCACCTGTCTGGGCATATTCCGTGGTGCCTCCCGAATTTGAAATGGCATCCTTGGATACCGTAATATCAGGTAACAGATCGCAGTCTGTTCCCTGTCCGGGAGGACAAACGCAGGTAGTCGCGTTCGTGGTTGTACATTGGGCGGATGCCTGATTAAATTGCAAGGCAATTCCGAGCGCGAGCAGGGTAAGGACTCGTTTCATGTAGTAGGTGTAAGGGTTATTTACGCAGCAATGAACTGGTTCTAATATAGGAAGAATTTTGACATCCTCCTAATCAGATTTTAATCAAAAAGTGCCCGAAAATGGATAAAAGAGACATTCAGGTCAGGGAATATCGCCCGGAATGGCGGTCGGATTTTCGAAATCTGAATGTTTCCTGGCTCGCTGCCCTCTTTTCCGTGACAGCGGAAGATGAACGGCAACTGGGAAATCCTGAGGCGATCCTGGAGAAAGGAGGGATGATCTTTTTCGCAGTACTGGAGGACCGTCCCATCGGCACAGTAGCCGTGATTCCTGATAGTCCTTCAAGTATTCAGGTAGCGAAAATGGGGGTTGATGAACGGTGTCGCGGCTTAGGTGCCGGCAACGCCTTGTTGGACGCGGCTTTGCGCTGGTCCGTCAGTCGTAATTTTACCACCATCCATCTCGATACCGCGGACCAGTTGGTCGAAGCGATTCGGCTTTATGAGCGTGCGGGATTCCGGCGTAAGGGTGATCATCATGTCCATCCGGTTTTCAAACGAACCACCTTCAGGATGGAATTGGCTCCGGAAGCACTTGAACGATATCGTTCCGCCTAATGGGCGTTCACCATTTTTTCCAATTGGAATAACTCGTCCCGTAAACGGGCCGCCTCGATGAAGTCCAGTTCACGTGCTGCTTTCTCCATGGATTTCCTGGTCTGCCCGATGAGTTTCTTCAATTGCTCCTGATCCATGTACTGCACGACAGGATCAGCGGCGATCGATGGGGTGGCAAAATCTTCGGTATAGGCACCGGGCTCCGCAAGCTGCCGGCGGTCGGCCACTTTGGTCTGCAGTAATATCGCGTCTTTCGATTTGCGGATCTGCGTCGGTGTGATCCCATGTTCCTCGTTATACCGCAGCTGTTTTTCCCGCCGACGATTGGTCTCATCCATCGTCTGCTGCATGCTCTCAGTGATCTTGTCAGCATAGAAGATTACCCGCCCGTTGACATTGCGCGCGGCGCGTCCTGCCGTCTGGGTGAGCGAGCGGTTGCTGCGCAGAAAGCCCTCCTTGTCGGCGTCCAGGACCGCGACCAGAGAAACCTCAGGCAAGTCAAGACCTTCCCGCAACAGGTTAATACCGACGAGTACATCAAAGTTGCCAAGCCGCAGGTCGCGCAGCAACTCCACGCGTTCCAGGGTCTCCACTTCCGAGTGGATATAGCGGCAGTTGATGTTCAGGTTCGTGAGGTACTTGGTGAGTTCCTCGGCCATTCGTTTCGTGAGAGTGGTAACGAGCACACGATCTCCGGCTTTGATCGTCCGGTCGATCTCTTCGAGTAAGTCGTCGACCTGATTGATCGCTGGCCGAACTTCAATGATGGGATCGAGCAAACCGGTCGGCCGGATGACCTGTTCCACCAGCACACCTTCGCTTTGCTGCAATTCATATTCAGCCGGGGTGGCACTCACATAGATGACCTGGTTCACCAGGGTTTCAAATTCCTCAAACTTCAGCGGCCGGTTATCCAGCGCGGCTGGTAAGCGGAAACCGTACTCGACGAGGTTTTGCTTGCGTGAGCGGTCCCCACCGTACATGGCCCGGATCTGGGGTACCGTTACATGGCTTTCGTCGATCACCAGCAAATAATCTTCCGGAAAATAATCCAGCAGGCAGAAGGGACGCTGCCCGGGATCCCGGCCATCGAAATAACGCGAGTAGTTCTCGATCCCGGAACAATATCCCAGTTCCCGGATCATCTCCAGATCATAGGTGACACGATCTTCCAGACGTTTCGCTTCCAGGTGCTGCCCCAGTGATTTCATGTACTCCACCTGCTTCATCATGTCTTCCTGTATCTGCCAGATGGCCTGCAGTTGGCGTTCAGGATTCGTGACAAAGATGTTCGCCGGGTAGATGGCAACGGCGTTGTGCTTTTCAAGGGTCTTTCCGTTGATCGGATCGATCGAGGCGATTTCTTCGATCTCATCTCCGAAAAAGTAGAAACGGTAGGCAATGTCACCGTATGCGATGAAGACGTCCACCGTATCGCCGCGAACGCGGAACTTCCCCCGGTCGAAATCGGTGTCGGTTCTGGAATAGAGGGAGGTGACCAGTTTGTGAAGGAACGCGTTCCGGCTGATTTTCTCTCCTTCCCTGACACGGATCGTATTCGCCTTAAAATCACCCGGGTTTCCGATACCGTAAATGCAGGATACCGAGCTTACAACCAATACATCCTGTCGGCCCGACAAGAGGGAAGTGGTGGTACTCAGCCGAAGCTTCTCGATCTCATCATTGATCGCGAGGTCCTTTTCGATATAGGTATTGGTGCTTGGTATGAACGCCTCGGGCTGGTAATAGTCATAGTAGGAGACGAAATACTCCACCGCGTTCTCCGG
This genomic stretch from Bacteroidota bacterium harbors:
- the uvrB gene encoding excinuclease ABC subunit UvrB, which translates into the protein MSFKIISEFRPTGDQPEAIRQLVEGLRRGDHAQTLLGVTGSGKTFTVANVIEQVQRPTIILSHNKTLAAQLYGEFKQFFPENAVEYFVSYYDYYQPEAFIPSTNTYIEKDLAINDEIEKLRLSTTTSLLSGRQDVLVVSSVSCIYGIGNPGDFKANTIRVREGEKISRNAFLHKLVTSLYSRTDTDFDRGKFRVRGDTVDVFIAYGDIAYRFYFFGDEIEEIASIDPINGKTLEKHNAVAIYPANIFVTNPERQLQAIWQIQEDMMKQVEYMKSLGQHLEAKRLEDRVTYDLEMIRELGYCSGIENYSRYFDGRDPGQRPFCLLDYFPEDYLLVIDESHVTVPQIRAMYGGDRSRKQNLVEYGFRLPAALDNRPLKFEEFETLVNQVIYVSATPAEYELQQSEGVLVEQVIRPTGLLDPIIEVRPAINQVDDLLEEIDRTIKAGDRVLVTTLTKRMAEELTKYLTNLNINCRYIHSEVETLERVELLRDLRLGNFDVLVGINLLREGLDLPEVSLVAVLDADKEGFLRSNRSLTQTAGRAARNVNGRVIFYADKITESMQQTMDETNRRREKQLRYNEEHGITPTQIRKSKDAILLQTKVADRRQLAEPGAYTEDFATPSIAADPVVQYMDQEQLKKLIGQTRKSMEKAARELDFIEAARLRDELFQLEKMVNAH
- a CDS encoding GNAT family N-acetyltransferase; its protein translation is MDKRDIQVREYRPEWRSDFRNLNVSWLAALFSVTAEDERQLGNPEAILEKGGMIFFAVLEDRPIGTVAVIPDSPSSIQVAKMGVDERCRGLGAGNALLDAALRWSVSRNFTTIHLDTADQLVEAIRLYERAGFRRKGDHHVHPVFKRTTFRMELAPEALERYRSA
- a CDS encoding T9SS type A sorting domain-containing protein, which codes for MKRVLTLLALGIALQFNQASAQCTTTNATTCVCPPGQGTDCDLLPDITVSKDAISNSGGTTEYAQTGAGTNYSGQGSDDGRLRLTGATPNIGYGPIEVRGQSRWVCGTDTSLTYPGVGGCPNGMDPKQVVVQRIYHKNGNAMSFTDRLAGTMTYHSTHGHQHVDSWGEYTIRLENPNEPDPRNWSIVGTGSKLAFCLLDLSNCNSSAGYCRDSLNTVLNSTNLPNYGLGGGSYGCSNALQGITAGYVDIYSKSLDGMWINIPSGTCNGNYWIVVTIDPNENFLEYRENNNVIAVPITLTRQATSNPIIEIMADKSGTIAQGETIRLTATAGTAYLWSTGATTQSIEVNTSGTYSVTVTTYCGTVTSAPFNVTVIPNPNDPTVTSATICQGQSATISANASSGTVYWYTQPSGNSLPVGNGPSYTTPTLGGTTTYYAQAEEVTPGPVNFCSPTDNTFGSGAYYTSAGTPYVVFTAYSSFVLQSVQVYAGAAGNRTFQLYDKNATLVRQVTVNLPAGKSRAVLNITVPVGEHFRLQVSGTPNLWYNTTGVSYPYTLPGFMSVTNSSAGKSTYYFFYDWQIASPDIITRSARVPVTVTVNPTPVVNASAAQSTLCSGLSVGLSASGADTYVWSPATGLSGTTGSAVNASPTTSTVYTVTGTSNGCSATQTLSLTVNPSPSATLSTSNVTCNGGSNGSLQANVSGGTAPFNYSWNTSPVQTGATASNLSSGAYTVSISDANGCTTSVQGTISQPAALNLSSSVTPVICGQANSGAIDLTVSGGNAPYSYSWSNGATSEDLSNLNSGNFTVTITDASSCTGSQTFNVGQVGTAPATPASVNGAAAVCNNQSLTYSVPAVPGASTYNWTFPSGFTITGGAGSNSVTVSASNIPASGQICVTAQNACGTSAPVCFTVAKVTARPATPAAIVGANIICPGSTVSFSVAADPMATSYNWQLPTGATVVSGQGTNSISFTLPTPFTTGTLRCTPSNCLGAGGTRTMTVYGTPTTPGTISGPTNGVCAGSTNVNYSVSLVPSASSYVWSAPPGATITSGAGTNAVTVTFSAGFTGGNLTVATVNSCGTSSSRVAYIRSKPVTPGSINGTLTGICSAGAMNFSISPVTGATGYSWNVPSGISVQSGAGTTSIGVNVSPAFVSGNLCVTASNLCGNSPQRCAALTAKPAVPSSISGPTAVCANQTNVAFSTASVSGATTYNWVVPSGATIASGAGTNSILVNFGANGGTVSVNAGNGCGNSSNRNMAVAINCRSAATATTSGNISAFPNPASELLTVQVDALEKSNSRVMLRDLTGRIVLQQDLRLIAGLNQINLDVHQLARGVYVLELGQDDQRESLRVVLQ